In Oreochromis niloticus isolate F11D_XX linkage group LG5, O_niloticus_UMD_NMBU, whole genome shotgun sequence, a single window of DNA contains:
- the si:ch211-105j21.9 gene encoding cell wall integrity and stress response component 2 isoform X2 has product MDVKFTALAYCHLALLFSVAQTENGTNTPQPTFSLTTLTTLTQSDSTSPISNLTEETMLYTSTQLDNKTVASTTAATTERTSHRQTSQSATTLTHLTNSRTLRTTTSSTQMSTFTAQTTAGIQTTVDNSSTPSTPVITTENATHATMNRTRQDVGLNVSERNMTIVFSTVLGAFAVLLVFLMFHKCKQKIQYLHQPLNNAEYTDTFVADDDTLVISGGLYDGHPIYDNVPTAPADQSQFHLEFLH; this is encoded by the exons ATGGATGTAAAGTTTACTGCCCTGGCTTACTGCCATCTGGCCCTTTTGTTCAGTGTGGCCCAAACAGAAAATGGGACTAACACTCCTCAACCAACCTTTAGCTTAACGACCCTTACGACACTAACTCAGTCTGACTCTACTTCACCAATCTCAAATTTGACTGAGGAGACAATGCTATATACCAGCACACAGTTGGATAACAAAACTGTCGCTAGCACCACTGCAGCTACAACCGAGAGGACAAGTCACCGCCAGACTTCTCAGTCAGCAACCACCTTGACTCATCTAACAAACAGTAGAACTCTGAGGACTACAACCTCTAGCACTCAAATGTCAACATTTACTGCACAAACAACAGCAGGTATCCAGACCACAGTAGATAACTCAAGTACACCAAGTACTCCAGTAATTACAACTGAAAATGCAACTCATGCTACCATGAACAGAACCAGACAAG ATGTGGGCCTCAATGTCTCTGAAAGGAATATGACTATTGTCTTCAGCACTGTACTTGGAGCATTTgctgtgttgttggtttttctAATGTTTCACAAAtgcaaacagaaaatacaataCTTGCACCAACCTCTCAATAATGCAGAATACACAG ATACATTTGTGGCAGATGATGACACACTCGTTATTTCTGGAGGACTTTATGATGGCCATCCAATCTACGATAATGTACCAACAGCTCCTGCAGACCAGTCTCAATTCCACCTCGAGTTTCTCCATTAA
- the si:ch211-105j21.9 gene encoding cell wall integrity and stress response component 4 isoform X1, with the protein MFFFPVPDLKAMDVKFTALAYCHLALLFSVAQTENGTNTPQPTFSLTTLTTLTQSDSTSPISNLTEETMLYTSTQLDNKTVASTTAATTERTSHRQTSQSATTLTHLTNSRTLRTTTSSTQMSTFTAQTTAGIQTTVDNSSTPSTPVITTENATHATMNRTRQDVGLNVSERNMTIVFSTVLGAFAVLLVFLMFHKCKQKIQYLHQPLNNAEYTDTFVADDDTLVISGGLYDGHPIYDNVPTAPADQSQFHLEFLH; encoded by the exons atgtttttctttccagtACCAGATTTAAAGGCCATGGATGTAAAGTTTACTGCCCTGGCTTACTGCCATCTGGCCCTTTTGTTCAGTGTGGCCCAAACAGAAAATGGGACTAACACTCCTCAACCAACCTTTAGCTTAACGACCCTTACGACACTAACTCAGTCTGACTCTACTTCACCAATCTCAAATTTGACTGAGGAGACAATGCTATATACCAGCACACAGTTGGATAACAAAACTGTCGCTAGCACCACTGCAGCTACAACCGAGAGGACAAGTCACCGCCAGACTTCTCAGTCAGCAACCACCTTGACTCATCTAACAAACAGTAGAACTCTGAGGACTACAACCTCTAGCACTCAAATGTCAACATTTACTGCACAAACAACAGCAGGTATCCAGACCACAGTAGATAACTCAAGTACACCAAGTACTCCAGTAATTACAACTGAAAATGCAACTCATGCTACCATGAACAGAACCAGACAAG ATGTGGGCCTCAATGTCTCTGAAAGGAATATGACTATTGTCTTCAGCACTGTACTTGGAGCATTTgctgtgttgttggtttttctAATGTTTCACAAAtgcaaacagaaaatacaataCTTGCACCAACCTCTCAATAATGCAGAATACACAG ATACATTTGTGGCAGATGATGACACACTCGTTATTTCTGGAGGACTTTATGATGGCCATCCAATCTACGATAATGTACCAACAGCTCCTGCAGACCAGTCTCAATTCCACCTCGAGTTTCTCCATTAA
- the tshba gene encoding thyroid stimulating hormone subunit beta a gives MEATVFNCWLFFLMFSPAVPMCLPTDFTLYVEKPECEFCVAINTTICMGFCYSRDSNMRDILGPRFLVQRGCTYDKVEYHTAILPGCPIEANPVFTYPVALSCHCSACRTDTDECAHRASMDGTKCTKPVRRIYPYPGHSNYVIPF, from the exons ATGGAGGCTACAGTGTTCAACTGCTGGCTCTTTTTTCTAATGTTTAGCCCTGCTGTTCCCATGTGTTTACCCACTGATTTCACCCTGTATGTGGAAAAGCCAGAATGTGAGTTCTGTGTGGCAATAAACACAACCATCTGCATGGGATTTTGCTACTCGAGG GACAGCAACATGAGGGATATTCTGGGCCCACGCTTCCTTGTCCAGAGGGGCTGCACCTATGATAAGGTTGAATACCACACTGCTATTCTGCCTGGCTGTCCCATTGAAGCCAACCCTGTCTTCACCTACCCTGTGGCTCTCAGCTGCCACTGCAGTGCTTGCAGGACTGACACTGATGAGTGCGCACACAGAGCCAGCATGGATGGAACAAAGTGTACCAAGCCTGTTCGGCGTATCTACCCATATCCTGGCCACAGCAACTACGTCATCCCTTTTTGA
- the slc5a8l gene encoding sodium-coupled monocarboxylate transporter 1, with product MVGTGGPVATFSVWDYVVFAGIILAAAGVGLFQAIRGRKETSSEEFLLGGRQMTAVPVAMSLTASFMSGITVIGTPAESYRFGSAYWIFGFAYAIMSAISAEIFVPLFYRLGVTSAYEYLELRFSRPIRIIGTSMYIVQTALYTGLVIYAPALALNQITGLDLWGVLVATGVVCIIYCTLGGLKAVIWTDVLQMVVMLAGFVAVIARGAVLQGGLTKIWEDAGEGGRLQAFDFDPDPLKRHTFWSIVVGGSIMWASIYSINQSQVQRYISCKTLGHAKMSLYVNMVGLWITVTLAVFSGLTMYSIYKNCDPLSNGDVATPDQLFPYLVMDILADFPGVPGLFVAAAYSGTLSTVSSSINALVAVTVEDFILPVYKDLTQKQVSWMNMGLSVFFGGVCIGMAGIASLMGSVLQAALSIFGMISGPLLGLYLLGMLFRTSNSIGGLMGMIIGLVLTLWVGIGGQLYPPTAEKTNPLPLNTAGCNNTINQNYTTITPWTSPVTLTPEPDYRPPLADTWYSLSYVYFALLGVLTTIVSGLLVSVITGGCKQEEMNSELFVRKNDLICFSWCNKSKESDITEKPSANIYMGDDNPAFKEDDMMSKDVEKNTKL from the exons ATGGTGGGTACAGGAGGTCCAGTGGCAACTTTCTCTGTGTGGGATTATGTGGTGTTTGCTGGAATAATTCTGGCAGCAGCTGGCGTTGGCCTATTCCAGGCTATCCGAGGTCGCAAGGAGACTAGCAGCGAGGAGTTCTTACTGGGTGGACGGCAAATGACAGCTGTGCCAGTTGCCATGTCACTCACTGCCAGCTTTATGTCTGGCATCACAGTCATTGGTACACCTGCTGAGTCCTACCGGTTTGGATCTGCTTACTGGATCTTTGGCTTCGCCTATGCTATCATGTCTGCAATCAGTGCTGAGATCTTTGTTCCTCTTTTCTACCGACTGGGGGTCACCAGTGCCTATGAG TACCTGGAGTTGCGATTCAGCCGCCCCATTCGGATAATTGGGACATCAATGTACATCGTCCAGACG GCTCTGTACACCGGTTTGGTTATCTATGCTCCAGCTCTTGCTCTAAATCAAA TCACTGGACTGGATCTGTGGGGAGTGTTGGTGGCTACGGGAGTGGTGTGCATCATCTACTGCACTTTG GGTGGTCTGAAAGCAGTAATCTGGACAGATGTGCTGCAGATGGTAGTCATGCTGGCAGGTTTTGTGGCTGTTATAGCTAGAGGAGCTGTACTGCAGGGAGGCCTGACAAAGATTTGGGAAGATGCTGGTGAAGGAGGCCGTCTACAAGCTTTTGA TTTTGATCCAGATCCCCTGAAGCGACATACTTTCTGGAGCATCGTAGTTGGCGGTAGCATAATGTGGGCGTCAATCTACTCAATCAACCAGTCCCAGGTGCAGCGTTATATCTCCTGCAAAACCCTGGGACATGCCAAAAT GTCTCTGTATGTGAATATGGTTGGCTTGTGGATAACTGTGACTCTGGCTGTGTTTTCTGGTCTCACCATGTACTCCATTTACAAGAATTGTGATCCACTATCAAACGGTGATGTTGCCACCCCTGACCAA CTGTTCCCCTACCTTGTGATGGATATTCTGGCAGACTTCCCTGGAGTTCCAGGCCTGTTTGTGGCTGCAGCATATAGTGGTACCCTGAG CACAGTGTCTTCCAGCATTAATGCCCTAGTTGCTGTCACGGTAGAAGACTTTATTCTACCGGTGTACAAAGACCTCACACAGAAGCAAGTGAGCTGGATGAACATGGGCCTGA GTGTTTTCTTTGGAGGAGTGTGTATTGGAATGGCTGGAATAGCTTCCCTGATGGGAAGTGTTCTGCAG gCCGCTCTTTCCATATTTGGCATGATAAGCGGACCGCTCCTTGGTCTCTATCTATTAGGCATGTTGTTTCGCACATCAAACTCAATA GGAGGACTTATGGGAATGATCATTGGTCTAGTGTTGACTCTGTGGGTGGGAATTGGAGGCCAGCTTTACCCACCGACAGCTGAAAAGACAAATCCTCTTCCACTCAACACTGCAGGCTGCAACAACACAATAAACCAAAACTACACAACAATAACTCCCTGGACCAGTCCAGTGACTCTGACCCCAGAGCCCGA ttatAGGCCTCCTTTAGCAGACACCTGGTACTCTCTGTCTTACGTCTACTTCGCTCTGTTGGGCGTTCTGACCACAATTGTGTCTGGCCTGCTTGTGAGCGTGATCACAG GTGGATGTAAGCAAGAAGAGATGAACTCAGAGCTGTTTGTGAGGAAGAATGACTTAATCTGCTTTAGCTGGTGCAATAAATCAAAG GAATCAGACATCACAGAGAAGCCTTCAGCAAACATTTACATGGGAGATGACAACCCAGCATTCAAAGAAGACGACATGATGAGCAAAGATgttgaaaaaaacacaaaactgtaa